The proteins below are encoded in one region of Penicillium psychrofluorescens genome assembly, chromosome: 4:
- a CDS encoding uncharacterized protein (ID:PFLUO_006285-T1.cds;~source:funannotate) gives MERKPHVAVIGAGLAGLRCADLLIQNGARVTIFEARDRMGGRIVQEKIGEHLVDLGANWIHCTRTNPIIELAELTKTHLEDWDGVQATLGPDGKLIDEQMDEKVSKFVWGTINDAFAYSENHGDSISSERSLLDYFCEKVEQTSFTAAEKALCLESCKLWGTYMGEPVWRQSLKFFKLEQCIDGSKSSYTLPLKGWADMFTRTANLFVTATFKAILDAVARTARQHADIHLSEPVTRIDAQPRQSLTPRSPIAVTTSANKTYTFDEVIVTSPLGWLKRNKSMFSPALTPRLSAAIDNISYGRLEKVYVTFPRAWWHSETTNFQAIASSYPPFTQFLEPDPQDISSTVRPANIPWNQECLSLAALGKDFAHPTLLFYTYGDCGSYIVSQIKDLPKHSQQYNAFLDAFVRPFYSLLPEFSASNSDCVPTAFLATEWQNDPWAGNGSYCNFQVGVQEADKDIEVMREGMGKERGVWFAGEHTSPFEGLGTTTGAYWSGDRVAGQVCEALGLSGKGQVGPRVSHL, from the exons ATGGAACGAAAACCTCATGTCGCTGTCATTGGCGCCGGACTGGCGGGGCTGCGATGTGCTGATCTCTTGATCCAAAACGGCGCTCGTGTTACCATCTTTGAGGCGAGGGATCGGATGGGTGGCAGA ATCGTTCAAGAAAAGATTGGAGAACATCTCGTTGACCT CGGGGCCAATTGGATCCACTGCACCAGAACAAACCCCATCATCGAGCTGGCCGAACTGACCAAAACCCATCTCGAGGACTGGGATGGCGTCCAGGCCACCTTGGGGCCGGACGGAAAGCTCATAGACGAGCAGATGGACGAAAAAGTCTCCAAATTCGTATGGGGGACCATCAATGATGCCTTCGCATATAGCGAGAACCACGGCGACAGCATTTCTTCTGAACGCAGCTTGTTGGACTACTTCTGCGAGAAGGTGGAACAAACGAGCTTCACAGCCGCGGAGAAAGCGCTTTGTCTGGAATCGTGCAAGCTGTGGGGGACGTATATGGGAGAGCCGGTATGGCGACAGAGTCTGAAGTTTTTCAAACTCGAGCAATGCATCGATGGAAGTAAGTCAAGTTACACCTTGCCGCTCAAGGGATGGGCTGACATGTTTACTCGCACAGCCAATCTCTTTGTGACCGCCACCTTCAAGGCCATCCTTGACGCCGTTGCCCGCACCGCGAGGCAGCACGCCGATATCCACCTCAGCGAACCCGTTACTAGAATCGACGCTCAGCCGAGACAATCACTCACCCCCCGGTCTCCAATAGCCGTCACAACCTCGGCCAATAAAACGTACACCTTCGATGAAGTCATTGTCACTAGTCCTTTAGGCTGGCTAAAAAGGAACAAATCGATGTTCAGTCCCGCGCTGACCCCCCGTTTATCCGCAGCAATTGACAACATCTCCTACGGCCGCCTGGAAAAAGTATATGTGACCTTCCCGCGGGCATGGTGGCACAGCGAGACAACCAACTTCCAAGCCATTGCCAGCAGCTATCCACCCTTCACCCAATTCCTCGAACCAGACCCACAAGATATCTCGAGCACCGTACGCCCAGCCAACATCCCCTGGAACCAAGAATGTCTTTCCCTGGCCGCCCTGGGCAAGGACTTTGCCCACCCAACCCTTCTCTTCTACACCTACGGCGACTGTGGAAGCTACATCGTTTCGCAAATCAAGGACCTACCTAAACACTCGCAGCAGTACAACGCCTTCCTGGACGCCTTTGTTCGACCATTTTATTCCCTACTCCCGGAATTCTCGGCCTCCAATTCAGACTGCGTGCCAACTGCGTTCCTTGCGACGGAGTGGCAGAATGATCCTTGGGCTGGGAATGGTTCTTACTGCAATTTCCAGGTTGGGGTTCAGGAGGCGGACAAGGATATCGAGGTTATGAGGGAAGGCAtggggaaagagagaggggTGTGGTTTGCTGGTGAGCATACCTCGCCTTTTGAAGGTCTGGGAACTACGACTGGCGCTTATTGGAGTGGCGATCGAGTCGCAGGGCAGGTGTGCGAGGCTTTGGGTCTGAGCGGGAAGGGTCAGGTTGGGCCGAGGGTGTCGCATCTGTAA